A window of Fusobacterium simiae genomic DNA:
TGTCTACTTTTTTAATTCAACTTTACTATGGACAACAAGGAAAAGTTTTGTTTAAGTTTTATAGTTTCTATATTACCCAAGAAGGTCTTATAAATTTTGGAGTTAGTTTTATCAGAATTTTAAATTTAATTTTAATGTCTTGGTTAATAAATGAAATGAAACTATTAACAGGTAGATTTAGTAAATATCAAAAAATTATTGATACTGTTATAGATTTAGTACCAGAAGTTTTTATTCTATTTAAAAAGAAAATGAAGGCTAAAAATTTTACAAGATATATATTAAAAGATATTAGCAAAAGATATGAGTAAAAAAATAGGGGATTGTACTTTTTTACAAAGTTCAATCCCCCTAAAAAATTTTTAAATTTTTTGTTTTGCATAAAAATATTAGCATAATTTTTAAAAATCGTCAATAAATGAATTTTCTAATATTTCTACTTTTATTCCCTCTTTTTCACTTGCTTTTAAAGACAATAAACTATCTTGTGAAATCATAAGACTTGGAATAGT
This region includes:
- a CDS encoding energy-coupling factor transporter transmembrane protein EcfT, whose amino-acid sequence is MLLKSSLFILLLVNIFTSNLIILSAILIVVLILNFTLNKNLKKHARQLKVLLFFYLSTFLIQLYYGQQGKVLFKFYSFYITQEGLINFGVSFIRILNLILMSWLINEMKLLTGRFSKYQKIIDTVIDLVPEVFILFKKKMKAKNFTRYILKDISKRYE